One Roseimaritima multifibrata DNA window includes the following coding sequences:
- a CDS encoding AAA family ATPase has product MSNVLRLAIVDPDDGSRESLKSLLLGMDTVWLEAECSRYEFFADVVEQTTPDVGVVALDTSSEKGIELIAELSASHPDCALLAASSSTDGHLILKTMRAGAREFITLPINAEDLVSALGRVGRQRFGESDGKTRSCEVIAIAGATGGVGSTSLAVNMACVLATQPGTSVALVDLDMALGDADVFLDAIPDYTLADVAQNISRLDIQLLKRSLTKHSSGLYLLPRPVELKDAAVINAESLRKVLGLLKASFTHLIFDLSKSYSSLDMTILEEADHAILVTQLDLPCLRNVVRLMMSFEETNNLKEKTKIVVNRAGLDTGGISLKKAKETMGRDVFAQLPNDYRTMVEVRNNGVPLITQAPKAGITQAVRDLVHNLVGESTASPDAADADAKGEEGTKGVWQKFWPVGQKK; this is encoded by the coding sequence ATGAGTAATGTACTAAGACTAGCGATCGTCGATCCAGATGATGGATCTCGCGAATCGTTAAAGTCACTGTTATTGGGGATGGATACCGTTTGGCTAGAAGCGGAATGTTCACGCTACGAATTTTTCGCGGATGTTGTCGAACAAACGACTCCGGACGTGGGTGTCGTAGCGTTGGATACCAGCAGCGAAAAAGGGATTGAGTTGATTGCGGAGCTGTCGGCATCGCACCCTGACTGTGCATTGCTTGCGGCTAGTTCGAGCACCGACGGGCACTTGATCCTAAAAACCATGCGGGCGGGAGCTCGTGAATTCATCACCCTTCCGATCAACGCCGAGGACCTGGTCAGCGCTTTGGGACGCGTGGGACGACAGCGATTCGGAGAATCCGATGGCAAGACGCGATCCTGTGAAGTGATTGCCATCGCCGGGGCAACCGGCGGAGTTGGCAGCACCAGCTTGGCGGTCAACATGGCCTGTGTGCTGGCGACCCAGCCCGGCACGAGTGTCGCCTTGGTCGACCTGGACATGGCACTTGGCGATGCGGATGTTTTTCTGGATGCGATTCCAGACTATACCCTGGCGGACGTTGCACAAAACATTTCGCGACTGGACATCCAGTTGCTCAAGCGTTCGTTGACCAAACATAGCTCGGGGCTTTACCTACTGCCCCGTCCGGTTGAATTGAAGGACGCGGCGGTCATCAATGCGGAAAGCCTTCGCAAAGTCCTCGGGCTCTTGAAAGCTTCGTTTACGCATCTGATTTTTGACCTTTCGAAAAGCTACTCGTCGTTAGACATGACGATTTTAGAAGAGGCCGATCACGCGATCCTGGTGACCCAGCTGGACCTTCCCTGCTTGCGGAACGTGGTTCGCCTGATGATGAGCTTTGAAGAAACGAACAATCTTAAAGAGAAGACAAAAATCGTCGTCAATCGAGCGGGACTGGATACCGGTGGGATCAGCCTCAAAAAGGCCAAAGAGACGATGGGACGGGACGTGTTCGCTCAATTGCCCAACGACTACCGAACAATGGTCGAAGTTCGCAACAACGGCGTCCCTTTGATAACCCAAGCCCCTAAAGCTGGTATCACCCAGGCTGTGCGCGATTTGGTTCATAATTTAGTTGGTGAATCGACCGCTTCTCCCGATGCGGCTGACGCCGACGCCAAGGGCGAAGAAGGGACCAAAGGCGTCTGGCAGAAGTTCTGGCCAGTCGGACAAAAAAAGTAG